A stretch of Lujinxingia sediminis DNA encodes these proteins:
- a CDS encoding nuclear transport factor 2 family protein translates to MLMPRGIARATMALMTLIFVTLSLGCASRYITPDALYADDPEFRIDAESEILDTTEAREVLDVLYRYRQAVVDKDYGTLNELVSDDFYANAGTTETTSDDYGRDELVSVLEMTAQHADRIQMAVVVKGLTVEGMRAHVDYEYDYAYQYNVGDMKSWDAGVDVNRLRLVREDDRWKIVSGL, encoded by the coding sequence ATGTTGATGCCCCGAGGTATCGCCCGCGCCACGATGGCGCTGATGACGCTTATCTTTGTGACACTGAGCCTGGGCTGTGCCTCGCGCTACATCACCCCTGATGCACTCTACGCCGATGATCCGGAGTTCCGAATCGACGCCGAAAGCGAGATCCTCGACACGACCGAGGCACGCGAAGTGCTCGACGTGCTCTATCGCTACCGCCAGGCGGTCGTCGACAAAGACTACGGCACGCTGAATGAGCTCGTCAGCGACGACTTCTACGCCAACGCCGGGACCACCGAGACGACCTCGGATGATTACGGCCGTGACGAGCTCGTCTCGGTGCTCGAGATGACCGCGCAGCATGCCGACCGCATCCAGATGGCCGTGGTCGTCAAGGGCCTCACGGTGGAGGGGATGCGCGCCCACGTCGACTACGAGTACGACTACGCCTATCAGTACAATGTTGGCGACATGAAGTCCTGGGATGCCGGCGTTGACGTCAACCGCCTGCGTCTGGTGCGCGAAGACGATCGCTGGAAGATCGTCAGCGGGCTCTGA
- a CDS encoding tetratricopeptide repeat protein: MKQRNRRTLWRSALVMLGAALVCVQPAVGLAQTSVSTSAERARSEPASRRDAADAFERGLLSEARTLSGTRDDSASLVVRARFAHWDGDDAGALRMTEQAMALAASDSERVDAALAHAELMHLRGDWDKAETLLRDTLSGAPQSMRTRLALGQLLWEQGDRSEATQILEAMAARYNDGLVEDLRELVAVGRGMHLLGRLRDANRALGRAARLAPDHPRVHIAFGELMLAGYNYSEAEDSLNRALEAAPQHPEAHRLMAEIEFFVGGNFGAAEERLSIGGEIAPHHLGIALQRARFAMIRGEWASAAAILDEVLQRAPRHSDAISLLAAVRYLGGDRSGFERARDDFTQHRSRSSMLWRVVGEAAALNNRHAEAVHFFEEALERDPDDAGALAGLGLALTRTGDEARALDVLQRAAREDRFHVRVHNMLELYQRGLRDYLTAPVAPGLRLRAHMDQHELLKAASLPLVDEAHDVFSKRYGQRIEPLIVEIYPEPQTFSVRSVGVPKIDPHGICFGDTVLLRSPADADFNWEMVLWHETAHAYHLRVSESRVPRWFTEGLAEYESGERDASYRRFHDEEIARRLQHGTLPALSELGEAFLAGRGFDVIVAYQLASLAIDYIVEIGGRDAPTRMLRGFAEVPRFDALAPQVLNRSVEALDAGFDAWLRTRYAPLITHPMIDVERVRRMAGGEEVEHADAVEEGVYKALVAALEGRGDQARVLIASARRRAAGAGVQEQARVEAVLVHAFHALGQNDEALRAGRSALDAGLEGPELRLALARAAAQREQLHEALVHAEAASSVNPGSPEAWAMVEERAAVLGEHALARRARLARFELSAHDPGLARALFESSRGELRLRAAERWAAIETFRTEAHLAVASALLELKRPDEAIAAFERAALSDPQRASTIKEDAREQLTRGGWRDKAPLIP, encoded by the coding sequence ATGAAGCAGCGCAATCGACGTACTCTCTGGCGCAGCGCGCTCGTCATGCTGGGAGCCGCTCTGGTGTGCGTGCAGCCGGCCGTCGGCCTGGCGCAAACGTCTGTGAGTACGTCGGCTGAGCGCGCCCGCTCGGAGCCTGCAAGTCGGCGCGATGCGGCTGATGCCTTCGAGCGTGGGCTGCTGTCTGAGGCGCGCACGCTTTCAGGAACGCGGGACGACAGTGCGTCGCTTGTGGTCCGTGCCCGCTTCGCGCATTGGGACGGTGATGATGCCGGTGCCCTTCGGATGACCGAGCAGGCGATGGCGCTCGCCGCCAGCGATAGCGAGCGGGTCGACGCTGCGCTCGCTCACGCAGAGCTCATGCACTTGAGAGGGGATTGGGACAAGGCCGAGACGCTGCTGCGCGACACGCTCTCCGGGGCGCCTCAAAGCATGCGGACGCGTCTGGCGCTCGGGCAACTGCTCTGGGAGCAGGGTGACCGCTCTGAGGCGACCCAGATCCTGGAGGCGATGGCTGCGCGCTACAATGACGGGTTGGTTGAAGACCTGCGGGAGCTCGTCGCGGTGGGGCGCGGCATGCACCTTCTCGGACGCCTGCGCGACGCCAATCGTGCGCTGGGACGGGCCGCGCGTCTGGCTCCGGATCACCCGCGCGTGCACATCGCGTTCGGTGAGCTGATGCTCGCTGGCTACAACTATTCTGAGGCCGAAGACTCGCTGAATCGCGCTCTTGAAGCTGCCCCTCAGCATCCGGAAGCGCATCGCCTGATGGCGGAAATCGAGTTTTTTGTCGGCGGCAACTTTGGGGCCGCCGAAGAGCGTCTTTCGATCGGCGGGGAGATCGCGCCGCATCACCTCGGGATCGCATTGCAGCGTGCGCGTTTTGCCATGATCCGCGGGGAATGGGCGAGTGCCGCCGCGATTCTCGACGAGGTTCTGCAGCGCGCACCGCGCCATAGCGATGCGATCAGTCTCCTGGCCGCAGTGCGCTACCTGGGCGGCGACAGGTCGGGGTTCGAGCGGGCGCGAGACGACTTCACGCAACATCGATCGCGCTCCTCCATGCTCTGGCGCGTTGTCGGAGAGGCCGCCGCGTTGAACAACCGACACGCCGAGGCCGTCCACTTCTTTGAAGAGGCACTGGAGCGCGATCCCGATGACGCCGGCGCCCTGGCTGGACTTGGCCTTGCGCTCACACGAACCGGCGACGAGGCCCGCGCGCTCGATGTCCTGCAACGCGCCGCCCGTGAGGATCGCTTTCACGTTCGTGTGCACAACATGCTGGAACTCTACCAGCGGGGCTTGCGTGATTACCTCACAGCTCCGGTAGCGCCCGGACTCCGGTTGCGGGCGCACATGGATCAGCACGAGCTTCTCAAGGCGGCGAGCCTCCCGCTGGTCGACGAGGCCCACGATGTCTTCTCGAAGCGGTATGGCCAGCGCATTGAGCCGCTGATCGTCGAGATCTATCCCGAGCCTCAGACCTTTTCGGTGCGCTCCGTCGGTGTGCCGAAGATCGATCCCCATGGCATCTGTTTTGGCGACACGGTGCTCTTGCGCAGCCCGGCCGATGCTGACTTCAACTGGGAGATGGTTCTCTGGCATGAGACCGCCCACGCCTACCATTTGCGCGTCTCCGAGTCGCGGGTGCCGCGCTGGTTCACTGAAGGCCTGGCCGAGTACGAGAGTGGCGAGCGCGACGCGAGTTATCGTCGCTTTCATGATGAGGAGATCGCGCGCCGACTTCAGCATGGCACCTTGCCGGCTTTGAGCGAACTGGGCGAAGCCTTTCTCGCCGGCCGCGGCTTCGACGTGATTGTGGCCTACCAGCTGGCCAGCCTGGCCATCGACTACATCGTCGAGATCGGAGGACGTGACGCGCCCACACGCATGCTCCGCGGCTTTGCCGAGGTGCCGCGTTTTGACGCGCTGGCTCCGCAGGTGCTGAATCGTTCGGTAGAGGCGCTCGACGCGGGCTTTGATGCCTGGCTTCGCACGCGCTACGCGCCTTTGATCACGCATCCGATGATCGATGTGGAGCGGGTCCGACGCATGGCTGGCGGCGAGGAGGTCGAGCACGCTGATGCGGTGGAGGAGGGCGTGTATAAAGCGCTGGTCGCGGCTCTGGAAGGGCGGGGCGATCAGGCGAGGGTGTTGATCGCCAGCGCGCGCCGACGTGCAGCGGGCGCCGGAGTGCAGGAGCAGGCGCGCGTTGAGGCCGTGCTTGTGCATGCGTTCCACGCGCTGGGGCAGAATGATGAGGCGCTTCGGGCAGGCCGTAGCGCGCTTGATGCGGGCCTGGAGGGCCCCGAGCTCCGCCTGGCCCTGGCTCGTGCTGCCGCCCAACGTGAGCAGCTTCACGAGGCCCTGGTGCACGCTGAGGCGGCCTCCTCCGTCAATCCCGGCTCCCCGGAGGCGTGGGCCATGGTTGAGGAGCGCGCCGCGGTCCTTGGAGAGCACGCACTGGCTCGTCGTGCGCGTCTGGCCCGTTTCGAACTCTCCGCTCATGATCCTGGCCTGGCCCGGGCTCTCTTCGAGTCCAGCCGTGGCGAACTTCGCCTGCGCGCCGCTGAGCGCTGGGCGGCCATTGAGACCTTTCGCACGGAGGCCCACCTGGCGGTGGCCTCAGCGCTGCTTGAGCTGAAGCGTCCCGATGAGGCGATCGCCGCCTTTGAGCGTGCCGCGCTCAGCGATCCGCAGCGCGCGTCTACCATTAAAGAAGACGCCCGCGAGCAATTGACCCGCGGCGGCTGGCGCGATAAGGCTCCTCTGATCCCGTGA
- a CDS encoding RNA polymerase sigma factor: MTDPLPANALDVLDDAALASRAVDGDFAAFEKIVERHRDKAYRLALSLTKSEADAQDVVQEAFINIYRKLDTFAGDAQLSSWMYRIVVNAALMRLRKTRRRAEVSVDDVSDPAHFEQSAPGEPAGWRVRGDEAAENRELREQILAAIDQLEPKYQAAFLLREIEGLSLDEIASVLDLSTGAVKTRLHRARLFLQAALEPYLGREEDISN, from the coding sequence ATGACCGATCCTCTCCCCGCAAATGCTCTTGACGTCCTCGACGATGCCGCGCTCGCCAGTCGCGCCGTCGACGGCGACTTTGCGGCGTTTGAAAAGATCGTCGAGCGTCATCGCGACAAGGCCTACCGCCTGGCCTTAAGCCTCACCAAAAGTGAGGCCGACGCCCAGGATGTGGTTCAGGAAGCGTTTATCAACATCTACCGTAAGCTCGATACCTTCGCCGGCGATGCGCAGCTGAGCAGCTGGATGTACCGCATCGTGGTCAACGCGGCGTTGATGCGTCTTCGCAAGACCCGTCGCCGCGCGGAGGTCAGTGTTGACGACGTCTCCGATCCGGCCCATTTCGAGCAATCGGCCCCCGGCGAGCCCGCCGGTTGGCGCGTCCGTGGCGATGAGGCCGCAGAGAATCGCGAGCTGCGCGAGCAGATCCTGGCAGCCATCGATCAACTCGAGCCGAAGTATCAGGCGGCCTTTTTGCTGCGCGAGATCGAAGGGTTGAGCCTCGACGAGATCGCCTCGGTCCTCGACCTGAGCACCGGCGCGGTGAAGACGCGCCTGCATCGAGCGCGCCTCTTTCTTCAGGCCGCGCTCGAGCCCTACCTGGGCCGCGAAGAAGACATCTCGAACTAG
- the dnaJ gene encoding molecular chaperone DnaJ, translating to MSKRDYYEVLGVSRDVDDKELKKAYRRLAMKYHPDRNPDDAEAEASFKEAAEAYEVLSDAQKRARYDRFGHEGVRGAAGPGAGFHSMDDIFSQFGDIFGDMFGFGGGRGRPRGGPQRGSDLREDIHLTFKEAAFGTSRTISVVRHNDCETCSGSGAKPGTSPVTCSTCQGRGQINHSQGFFTLTSTCPHCQGSGKRIEDPCGDCHGSGKQQATREVSVTIPAGVDTGMRLRLGGEGEAGTRGGPQGDLYVFIHVERSEVFERDHEDLHLRQPISFVQAILGAEIEIPTLESNETISVKPGTQHGDTLVLKNQGLARVQGSGRGHLVVHFDVEIPTKISSKEREHLESYAELRGIPVKKGGFFDKLKEKIS from the coding sequence ATGAGTAAGCGCGATTACTACGAGGTGCTCGGCGTCTCCCGCGACGTCGACGATAAAGAACTCAAGAAAGCCTATCGACGCCTGGCGATGAAGTACCATCCGGACCGCAATCCGGATGATGCCGAAGCGGAGGCGAGCTTCAAGGAGGCTGCCGAAGCCTACGAAGTGTTGAGCGACGCTCAGAAACGCGCCCGATACGACCGGTTCGGTCATGAGGGCGTACGCGGTGCGGCGGGTCCCGGAGCGGGCTTCCATTCGATGGACGACATCTTCTCGCAATTCGGCGACATCTTCGGCGATATGTTCGGCTTTGGCGGCGGTCGGGGACGGCCGCGAGGTGGACCTCAGCGAGGTTCGGATCTTCGTGAGGACATTCACCTGACCTTTAAAGAGGCCGCCTTTGGCACCTCGCGCACCATATCGGTCGTGCGCCATAACGACTGTGAGACCTGTTCGGGCAGCGGTGCCAAACCGGGCACCTCGCCGGTAACCTGCTCGACCTGCCAGGGGCGCGGTCAGATCAACCACAGCCAGGGCTTCTTCACGCTGACCTCGACCTGCCCGCACTGTCAGGGCAGCGGCAAACGCATCGAAGATCCCTGCGGCGATTGTCACGGCTCGGGCAAACAGCAGGCCACACGTGAGGTCAGCGTCACCATCCCGGCCGGTGTCGATACCGGGATGCGCCTTCGTCTGGGCGGCGAGGGTGAGGCTGGCACGCGCGGAGGTCCCCAGGGCGATCTCTATGTGTTCATTCACGTGGAGCGGAGCGAGGTCTTTGAGCGCGACCACGAAGATCTGCACCTGCGCCAACCGATCAGCTTTGTACAGGCGATCCTGGGCGCCGAGATTGAGATTCCGACGCTGGAAAGCAACGAAACAATCAGCGTTAAACCTGGAACGCAGCACGGCGATACTCTGGTGCTCAAAAACCAGGGCCTGGCGCGCGTACAGGGCTCCGGCCGCGGCCACCTCGTGGTGCATTTCGACGTCGAGATCCCCACGAAGATCTCCTCCAAAGAGCGTGAGCATCTGGAGAGCTACGCCGAGTTGCGCGGCATCCCGGTCAAGAAGGGAGGGTTCTTCGACAAGCTCAAAGAAAAGATCAGCTGA
- a CDS encoding serine/threonine protein kinase, with product MTTTLKGPAAMHADAQFGKYTLIRQIAVGGMAEIWLAEQRGPGGFNKELVLKRILPHLAQEGQVAQMFLDEARMVAHLTHPNIGQVFELGELDGEYFIAMEFIDGLDLARLAGALKERGSQIPLAYAVKIVTDLLEALDYAHDFVDRDGNHVGLIHRDISPQNALISNDGVVKLVDFGVAKASINTTKTESGAVKGKFAYMAPEQIEGKPLDWRADIFSIGVLFYELLSGIKPFGEDLKAVSMILSQDPADIRTYRTDVPEELARIIARAMAKDREARFANAAEMQRVLQTFMRSYTEVVGTRELSIMVRQLRGLDLAKPTEQLFGFEKHGVTSSGPRLTTRELPRADVDRRHAPGPTLASSPAAASQIEANEPGPSGGKSVALVAGFSLLMVGLLAAFFVVGYLVIAGDRDTSDVPPASPTAAETPPSSTSWAHADGQIVAISSQPSAEIVVDGEVVGNTPFQTTLRPGTYRIELRTGEVTRKETLKITSTSSIQRFRYDL from the coding sequence ATGACAACCACCCTCAAAGGCCCGGCGGCCATGCACGCCGACGCACAGTTTGGAAAGTACACCCTGATTCGGCAGATCGCCGTCGGAGGGATGGCCGAGATCTGGCTGGCCGAGCAGCGCGGACCGGGCGGCTTTAATAAAGAGCTGGTGCTCAAGCGCATCCTTCCCCACCTGGCCCAGGAGGGGCAGGTCGCCCAGATGTTCCTCGATGAGGCGCGCATGGTCGCCCACCTCACTCACCCCAACATCGGGCAGGTCTTTGAACTCGGCGAGCTCGACGGCGAGTACTTCATCGCCATGGAGTTCATCGACGGTCTCGACCTTGCCCGGCTCGCCGGTGCCCTCAAAGAGCGGGGATCACAGATCCCGTTGGCCTACGCCGTCAAGATCGTCACAGACCTGCTCGAAGCCCTCGATTACGCGCACGATTTCGTCGATCGCGACGGCAATCACGTCGGGCTCATTCACCGTGACATCTCCCCACAAAACGCACTGATCTCCAATGATGGTGTCGTCAAGCTGGTGGACTTCGGGGTGGCCAAAGCCAGCATCAATACGACGAAGACTGAGTCCGGGGCGGTCAAAGGGAAGTTCGCCTACATGGCGCCCGAACAGATCGAGGGCAAGCCGCTCGACTGGCGCGCCGACATCTTCTCGATTGGTGTGCTCTTCTACGAGCTTCTCAGCGGAATCAAGCCTTTTGGAGAAGATCTCAAAGCAGTCTCGATGATCCTCTCTCAAGACCCGGCTGATATCCGAACCTACCGTACCGATGTGCCCGAAGAGCTCGCGCGTATCATCGCGCGGGCCATGGCCAAGGACCGGGAAGCCCGCTTCGCCAACGCCGCAGAGATGCAGCGTGTCTTGCAGACCTTCATGCGCTCGTACACCGAGGTGGTGGGTACCCGTGAACTCTCCATTATGGTCCGCCAGCTGCGTGGGCTTGATCTGGCCAAGCCCACCGAGCAGCTCTTCGGTTTTGAGAAGCACGGCGTCACCTCGTCCGGACCCCGGCTGACCACGCGTGAGCTTCCCAGGGCGGATGTCGATCGTCGACACGCGCCGGGTCCCACTCTGGCGAGCTCGCCAGCCGCCGCCTCCCAGATCGAGGCCAATGAGCCCGGCCCGTCCGGTGGCAAGTCGGTGGCTCTGGTCGCGGGCTTCTCGCTCCTGATGGTCGGTCTGCTCGCCGCATTCTTTGTGGTGGGTTACCTGGTGATCGCTGGCGATAGAGACACCTCGGACGTTCCCCCAGCGTCGCCTACGGCGGCTGAGACGCCTCCCTCATCAACGTCGTGGGCTCACGCCGACGGTCAGATCGTGGCGATCTCATCGCAGCCCTCCGCCGAGATCGTCGTCGATGGAGAGGTCGTCGGAAACACCCCCTTCCAGACCACGTTGCGGCCGGGAACCTATCGCATCGAATTGCGCACGGGGGAGGTGACGCGCAAAGAGACCCTGAAGATCACTTCGACGAGCTCGATTCAACGCTTCCGCTATGATCTCTAA
- a CDS encoding NuoI/complex I 23 kDa subunit family protein: MATVNVKVIDREPQSLWEKSYIPEIIRGLAVTTGHFFRNLNPNKEKRTIFTRNYPEEPTVYPERYRGLHRLMLRDDGQVRCVACMCCSTICPADCIHIEAAEHDDPTIEKYPSVFVIDELRCIVCGLCVEACPCDAIRMDSGRHMPPYGERSEAFYDRDLLMSLGGRSQAIQGGKR, from the coding sequence ATGGCCACCGTGAACGTCAAAGTAATCGATCGTGAGCCGCAGTCTCTCTGGGAGAAGAGCTACATTCCTGAGATCATCCGCGGGCTTGCGGTGACCACCGGTCACTTCTTCCGCAACCTCAACCCCAACAAAGAAAAGCGCACCATCTTTACGCGCAACTACCCGGAGGAGCCGACGGTCTACCCGGAACGCTACCGGGGTTTGCACCGACTGATGCTTCGGGACGACGGTCAGGTGCGTTGCGTCGCGTGCATGTGCTGCTCGACGATCTGCCCGGCGGACTGCATCCATATTGAAGCTGCCGAACATGACGATCCGACGATTGAGAAGTATCCCTCGGTCTTCGTGATCGATGAGCTGCGCTGCATCGTCTGTGGCCTGTGCGTGGAGGCCTGTCCATGTGATGCGATCCGCATGGACTCCGGACGCCACATGCCGCCCTACGGTGAGCGTAGCGAGGCGTTCTACGATCGCGATCTACTGATGAGCCTGGGCGGGCGTTCGCAGGCTATTCAGGGTGGCAAGCGCTAA
- a CDS encoding complex I subunit 1/NuoH family protein: MMVEVLISLVKIFVIVLGFVMAVAGLLTLLGDRKQSSKIQNRVGPNRAKILGIGVLGIPHFLADGLKLVLKENIVPAGANRFLHTLAPVLVLAPALIGWAVIPFMDHYCTGTVQTTAEYTEICVGGEWKNYFSIMHLNAGLLFAFAIAAISVYGAAIAGWASNSKYSLLGGLRSSAQMISYEVSMGLSLAGILLIYGTLDLNEMARMQGYLLWDWLPMWGVVVQPLAFFLFFLAGMAETKRAPFDLPEGESEIVAGYLTEYSTMKFAGMQLAEYAATVFIAALIAVLFLGGWQIPYVYADGIRIFDSHWVPFGEQAWYWISIFLRVHAMIFKILVLVWLQFMMRWTLPRFRYDQVMTLGWKILLPLSIANLFVTALIVTLL, encoded by the coding sequence ATGATGGTCGAAGTGCTCATTAGTCTGGTTAAGATCTTCGTGATCGTCCTCGGGTTTGTTATGGCCGTTGCCGGCCTGCTGACCCTGCTGGGCGACCGCAAGCAGTCGTCGAAGATCCAGAACCGCGTTGGCCCCAACCGCGCCAAGATCCTCGGGATCGGGGTGTTGGGTATTCCCCACTTCCTGGCCGACGGCCTGAAGTTGGTGCTCAAGGAGAATATCGTTCCGGCCGGCGCCAATCGTTTTCTGCACACGCTTGCCCCGGTCCTGGTGCTTGCCCCGGCGCTGATCGGCTGGGCGGTGATCCCCTTTATGGATCACTACTGCACGGGCACCGTACAGACGACGGCCGAATACACCGAGATCTGTGTGGGTGGGGAGTGGAAGAACTACTTCTCGATCATGCATCTGAATGCGGGGCTGCTCTTCGCGTTTGCGATCGCGGCGATCTCAGTCTACGGCGCGGCGATCGCAGGGTGGGCCTCCAACAGCAAGTACAGCCTTCTCGGTGGACTGCGCTCCTCCGCGCAGATGATCTCGTACGAGGTCTCCATGGGGCTTAGCCTGGCGGGGATCCTGCTGATTTACGGCACGCTGGATCTCAACGAGATGGCGCGCATGCAGGGCTACCTGCTCTGGGATTGGCTGCCGATGTGGGGCGTTGTCGTTCAGCCTCTGGCGTTCTTCCTCTTCTTTTTGGCAGGGATGGCCGAGACCAAGCGCGCGCCCTTCGACCTCCCGGAGGGTGAGTCCGAGATTGTGGCCGGCTACCTGACCGAATACTCCACGATGAAGTTCGCCGGCATGCAGCTGGCCGAGTACGCGGCCACGGTGTTTATCGCAGCGCTGATTGCGGTACTCTTCCTGGGCGGCTGGCAGATTCCTTACGTCTACGCCGACGGCATCCGAATCTTCGACAGCCACTGGGTGCCCTTTGGTGAGCAGGCCTGGTACTGGATTTCGATCTTCCTGCGTGTGCACGCGATGATCTTCAAGATCCTGGTGCTGGTCTGGCTTCAGTTCATGATGCGCTGGACGCTGCCCCGCTTCCGCTACGACCAGGTTATGACGCTGGGTTGGAAGATTCTGCTTCCGCTGAGCATCGCCAATCTCTTTGTGACTGCGCTCATCGTCACCCTGCTTTAA
- a CDS encoding 2Fe-2S iron-sulfur cluster-binding protein — MPKVTINGTEIEVEKGTTILRAAAQAGYEVPHFCYHPALSIPANCRMCLVEVEGSWKLQPSCYSQVSDGMVVNTNSERVIKAQKAVLEFILINHPVDCPICDQAGECKLQDYYMAYDAQESRLRTEKTAKVKVFPIGPEVLYDGERCILCTRCVRFCEEITGTNELTIIQRGDAAEIRPFPGRSLDNPYSVCTADICPVGALTSRDFRFKCRVWLLSSTDSVCTGCSNGCNIHLEHFRNEVQRYRPRFNPDVNDYWMCDSGRLTYKAIHNDRLTRPMSNGAELNWHGVSGTAADKLGRAIEDNGSLGFVVSPQASCEDLFLARRFALEVLGTDRIYVGGNPDGFEDDFLIKADKNPNTRGLHTIFGSAGELRGFDALIADIESGTVTSLYMMETQIPVAADESARFLNALDKLDLFVLQAQHHGELSTKAHIALPACSHAESEGTFVNFDGIAQEFDRAFAPLGESLPHWQIFMRLARAMNHKLTYTFVHQIRKEMFEDSAATEEASQTPAE, encoded by the coding sequence ATGCCAAAAGTCACCATCAACGGTACCGAGATCGAGGTCGAGAAAGGGACCACCATCCTGCGTGCGGCCGCCCAGGCCGGCTACGAGGTGCCCCACTTCTGCTACCACCCCGCCCTGTCGATCCCGGCCAACTGCCGCATGTGTCTGGTCGAGGTGGAAGGCTCCTGGAAGCTGCAGCCTTCGTGTTATTCGCAGGTCAGCGACGGGATGGTCGTCAACACCAACAGCGAGCGCGTCATCAAGGCTCAAAAAGCCGTGCTCGAATTTATCCTGATCAACCACCCGGTCGACTGCCCCATCTGCGACCAGGCCGGTGAGTGCAAACTCCAGGATTACTACATGGCCTACGATGCGCAGGAATCACGCCTGCGCACCGAGAAGACGGCCAAGGTCAAGGTCTTCCCGATCGGCCCCGAGGTCCTCTACGATGGCGAGCGCTGCATTCTGTGCACCCGCTGCGTGCGCTTCTGCGAGGAGATCACGGGCACCAACGAGTTGACCATCATCCAGCGTGGTGACGCCGCCGAGATTCGCCCCTTCCCGGGCCGCTCGCTCGACAACCCCTACTCGGTATGCACCGCCGACATTTGCCCGGTGGGCGCACTGACCTCGCGCGACTTTCGCTTTAAGTGCCGGGTCTGGCTGCTCAGTTCCACCGACAGCGTATGCACAGGTTGCTCCAACGGCTGTAACATTCACCTGGAGCATTTCCGTAACGAGGTCCAGCGCTACCGTCCGCGCTTTAACCCGGACGTCAACGATTACTGGATGTGCGACTCAGGCCGCCTCACCTACAAGGCGATTCACAACGACCGCCTGACGCGCCCGATGAGCAACGGTGCGGAGCTCAACTGGCACGGCGTCAGCGGCACCGCTGCCGACAAGCTCGGTCGTGCGATCGAAGACAACGGAAGCCTCGGTTTTGTGGTCAGCCCGCAGGCAAGCTGCGAGGACCTCTTCCTCGCGCGTCGCTTCGCGCTGGAAGTGTTGGGCACCGATCGCATCTACGTCGGCGGCAACCCGGATGGCTTCGAAGATGACTTCCTCATTAAGGCCGATAAGAACCCCAACACCCGTGGGCTGCATACGATCTTTGGCAGCGCTGGTGAACTGCGAGGGTTCGACGCCCTGATTGCAGACATCGAGAGCGGTACGGTGACATCGCTCTACATGATGGAGACGCAGATCCCGGTAGCCGCAGACGAGAGTGCTCGATTCTTGAACGCTCTCGACAAGCTCGATCTCTTCGTGCTTCAGGCTCAGCACCACGGGGAGCTCTCCACCAAAGCGCATATCGCGCTGCCGGCCTGCTCCCACGCCGAGAGCGAGGGCACCTTCGTCAACTTCGACGGAATCGCCCAGGAATTCGACCGCGCGTTTGCGCCGCTGGGTGAGTCGCTGCCCCACTGGCAGATCTTTATGCGACTGGCCCGCGCGATGAATCACAAGCTCACTTACACCTTCGTCCATCAGATCCGTAAGGAGATGTTCGAAGACTCGGCGGCCACAGAAGAGGCGTCTCAGACCCCTGCTGAGTGA